One genomic region from Mycoplasmoides pirum ATCC 25960 encodes:
- a CDS encoding glycosyltransferase: MKRNIFSVIIPYYNTNIDQFKFCLESLICQDLNLLKEIIIVNDGSDDEHSKEIKKLIDELNSKTLITHTHTSAK; this comes from the coding sequence ATGAAACGTAATATTTTTTCAGTAATTATTCCTTATTACAATACAAACATAGATCAGTTTAAATTTTGTTTAGAATCTTTGATTTGTCAAGATTTAAATTTGTTAAAAGAAATTATTATTGTAAATGATGGTAGTGATGATGAACATAGTAAAGAAATTAAAAAATTAATAGATGAATTGAATTCAAAAACCTTGATAACACACACACACACAAGCGCAAAATAA